The following DNA comes from Acidimicrobiia bacterium.
GCACTCTTCCATCGTTTCCTACCGCCTTCGATGCCATGATCGTGAAGTATCCGAGGTGTGCTCCGATGTCGACGACGGTGTCTCCGGGGTGGACGATCGACTTGAATACCTTGGTCGATGCTGCCTCCCAGATTCGGTCGCGGATCAGGCCCCGACCCACTGAAAGATCCAGCGCGCTGACCAGTAGAGTCATCTCACCGACGTCGACTCTCCTCTGAAAGACCTTCATCGCGGCGGCGGCCGCCAATAGCGGTGACACGGCGCGGGCGAACGAGGCCAAAAACGAGAGTTTCCGCCACCGAGAACCCCGCTTGCGGGGCGGTTGGGCAGAGGGCGCTGGAATGGAACCCTCAGGTTCCGACTCACCAATCGAAGAGATCTCTGGCATTGTCCGTCAGACGCCTACCGGGATCTCAGTCAACTCGGTCCAGAGATCGCGGACCTCGCGGAATCGCTGATCCGGGAGTGAGTCGAGGATCGACAGAACCTCAGATCGAGCCCTGGCGTCGCGGGCCGCTGTGACGATCTCGGATCTTTTGGGCGCCGTCCCATGGAAAGCCGCCCGCACCGCTTGGGCGACCTCCATCCTCGTTACCGGTCCAATCATTTGGTGCCCTTCCGTCTCATACTCTTACGTAACGGTAGATTAGGCACATGATCGAGACTCATGACCCGGGGGACGACTCGCTCTTCTTCCAGATCGGCGAAGTGGCTGAACGCGTCGGCCTGTCGCTGCGGACAATCCGGTACTACGAGGAGATCGGTTTGGTGGTGCCCTCGGGACGTACGGACGGGGGCTTCCGGTTGTATCGGGTCGATGACATACGGAGACTCGAGCTGGTCAAGGTGCTCAAACCGACCGGTATGGCCCTCGAGCACCTCGTCGAGCTCTTGGCCATCGATTCGATGGAAGCGCCGTCGGCCGCCGATCTGCGGCGGCTGAACGATCTTGTTGCACACACCCAGGCGAAGATCGCCAAGCTCCGCCTCAAGCTGGACATAGCAACCGACGCTCTCGAAGCGTTGGGGCCGTAGCCACCGAAGGGCAGCCCGGAATCTGCGGAGCAGGCCTCGCACTGTTCGGCCCGAAGGGCCGAAGTCGGCCCGGGAATGAACACAGTGGGCGAGGGGGGAGTCGAACCCCCACGAGTGTTACCCCACAGGCTTCTGAGGCCTGCGCGTCTGCCAATTCCGCCACTCGCCCAGAGGGCGGGAATCGTACCACCGGTGTCTGGCGGCCCTTCTGGGCCCGATTTTTCGGCGATTCGGCTGCATTCGTGCCCAGATGGGGCATCCTATTGAGCGTCCCGGTACCGTCTCGGGTTGCTCCGGCGGGGAGACTCCGCCGCGCCACTGGACAGGATGCGTTGTGACATACACCCCGGCCATTCGTCGCAGACGACGCCGCCGAACGATTCTGATCATTTCGATCGTCGGCATCGTCAGTGCCGTGGCGTACGGCGTGACGCGCGCCCAGGGCGAGGCAGAGGTGACCCGGGGGTACCTGGACGCCATTTACGAGGTGGCGACGGGCCAGGCTTCGGCGGCGGCTTCATTTAGCGAGATGATCACGGGGATCGAGGGCTTCACCCGCCCCCGCATGCTGCAGACACTCGAAGACCTCGAGGGGCGTTCCGACGAACTGGTCACGTTGCTCGCGTCCGCCAATCCTCCGGAGGGTCTCGAGCGAGCGGACCTCTGGCTCCAGATGGCGACGACCTCGTGGAGGAACGGTCTCAGTCACGCCCGGGCGGGACTGGTCGCCCTGGCATCCGACCCGGTGGACACCGACGGCACCGGAGCCACCTCGCTCGCCCGCGGTGTGGTGGATCTGCGGGTGGGTGACCGCGCCTACCAGGGGTTCATGTCCGAGGTGGCCGACGTGGACACCACGCTGCTCGGTGGAGCATTCCCATCGGTGACTTTCGTGCCCGCCGAGTCGGATCCCCTCTTCGAACCGGTGTCGCTGGCGCGGCGGATGTTTCTCACCCCGGGGCTCACGGAGGTTGACGATCTCGCGGTGGCCGATTTGCGGCTCGACCCTGCACCGGTCGGGGAGAGCGGGGGGATCCCCGAGGTGCCGATCGCGGCCAGCCAGTCGATCGAGGCCACCATCGTCAACCGTGGCAACGCCGACCGCGTGGAGATCGTCGTGAGCCTGCAGCTGGTCTCGAGCGACGGCGAGGAGTACACCGCGAGCATTGAGATCGACAGCATCGCGGGTGGCGCCGCGCGGACCGTATTGTTCAGCGAACTCCCGGTGAAACCCGACACCTTCTATCAGGTGCTGGTCTTCATTCCCCCGGGCGATGACGATGACGAGAACGACTCGATCACATTCCGTTTCGCGGTGAACGAGGAATCCTGATGGACGTCCTTGGATTGGGGATCGCGCTGGTAGCCCTGGCGCTCGCCGTTGTTGCGCTCGTCTCGCTGGGTAAGGAGCGGCGGCGTTACGCGTCGATCCCCCGTGATGGAAACCTCCTCGAATCGATCCGCGGATTCGACGAGGATCTGGCGAATGTCGAGGCCGCTGTCGCCCGCCTTGGGCCGCTGGTGAAGTCGTTGGCCGAGCGGATGCCGGGTGCGCTCCGGTACGCCGCGGTGGTCACCTTCGATGCCCAGGACGAGCGCACCGGTCACCTGTCACGGTCGATCGCCCTCCTCAACGAGCGGCGCGACGGCCTGGTCATCACCTTGCTCCATGGGCCCCGCCAGACCCTCTTCTTCACCAAGATGATCAGCGACGGCCAGGGCACCGAGCCCTTGTCGCCTGAGGAGCAGGCAGCGGTAGAGCGAGCCCTGGGGGGGCAGTAGGCCGAGCTTCGCTCGGCCCTGCGATTGGCGATTGGCGATTGGCAAGAACGCAGAGCGACTTTTCTGGGTCTTCTCTTTTCTTGCGGGAGACGGGAGGTGGAGGCGGTCGCTCTACCATCTGACGCATGCTTGATGTCGCCCTGCTTCGCAATGATCCCGAGGGGTTGGCCGAGTCGTTTCGGCGTCGCGGACTGACGATCGACGTGACGGCGCTGGTCGTTCTCGATCAGGAACGACGAGCGGCACGGGTCCACGCCGAGGAACTGCGGGCCGAACAGAACCGAGCCGGCAAGGAAATCGCGGGCCTGTCCGGACCCGACAAGCAGAAGGCGATCGACGCGGTGGCGGTGCTCGCCGAGAACTACAAGGCCGCCCTGGGCACCGCCGACGAGCTCGATGCACGGTTCGAGGGGCTGTGGACACCCCTTCCGAATCCGCCCCATGAGTCGGCTCCCATCGGTGCCGGCGAGGAAGACAACGTCGAGATCAGCAGGTGGGGCGAGGCTCCATCGTTCGGGTTCGAGCCGAAGGACCATGTCGATCTCGGTGAGGCGCTGGGTATCATCGATATCGAGCGCGCCGTCAAGGTGTCCGGTTCGCGGTTCGCGTACCTCAAGGGCGCCGCGGTCCTGCTGGAGTTCGGCCTGGTGCAGTGGGCGATGGGGCGTCTCATCGCCGAGGGCTTCGTACCGGTGATCCCCCCGGTGCTTGTGCGCGACACCGCGCTGTTCGGCACGGGGTTCTTTCCGGGCGCTCGCGACCAGGTGTACGCGGTGGGGGCGAGCGGTCCGGACGGGCAGTTGACCGAGAGCGACGACCTCTACCTCGTTGGCACCTCGGAGGTCCCTCTGGCCGGCATGCACTACGACGAGATTTTCGAGTCCGCCGATCTGCCCATCAGGTACGCCGGCTTCTCCACGTGCTTCCGCCGCGAGGCGGGCACGTACGGCAAGGACACTCGGGGGATGTTCCGGGTGCATCAGTTCGACAAGGTCGAGATGTTCTCGTTCGTTCACCCCGACGACTCTTGGGCCGAGCACGAACGGATCCTCGGCATCGAGGAGTCGCTGGTACGCGAACTGGGCATCCCCTACCGGGTGGTGAATGTCTCGACCGGCGACCTCGGCGACTCGGCTGCCAAGAAGTACGACCTCGAAGCCTGGTTCCCCGGCCAGGGGGCGTACCGCGAGATCACCTCGTGCTCGAACACCACCGATTACCAGGCGAGGCGGCTGAAGATCCGATACCGGTCTGGTTCCGGTACCGATTTCGTCCACACCCTCAACGGGACCGCAGTGGCCGTCGGTCGCATGCTGATCGCCATTCTCGAGAACTTCCAGCAGGAGGACGGATCGGTGATCGTTCCGGAGGTGCTTCGCCCCGCGCTGGGCACCGACCGGCTCGCGCCGTGAGCAGCCGGGAGATCTTTTCTCGAATTGCACGCCGCTACGACCGCCTCAACCGCGTGCTTTCGCTCGGCAAGGACGACGATTGGCGGCGCACCGCGATCGCTCACCTGCCACCGGGGCGGGTGCTCGACCTGGGCGCCGGCACCGGTGCCGCCAACCCCGACCTG
Coding sequences within:
- a CDS encoding MerR family transcriptional regulator codes for the protein MIETHDPGDDSLFFQIGEVAERVGLSLRTIRYYEEIGLVVPSGRTDGGFRLYRVDDIRRLELVKVLKPTGMALEHLVELLAIDSMEAPSAADLRRLNDLVAHTQAKIAKLRLKLDIATDALEALGP
- the serS gene encoding serine--tRNA ligase; translation: MLDVALLRNDPEGLAESFRRRGLTIDVTALVVLDQERRAARVHAEELRAEQNRAGKEIAGLSGPDKQKAIDAVAVLAENYKAALGTADELDARFEGLWTPLPNPPHESAPIGAGEEDNVEISRWGEAPSFGFEPKDHVDLGEALGIIDIERAVKVSGSRFAYLKGAAVLLEFGLVQWAMGRLIAEGFVPVIPPVLVRDTALFGTGFFPGARDQVYAVGASGPDGQLTESDDLYLVGTSEVPLAGMHYDEIFESADLPIRYAGFSTCFRREAGTYGKDTRGMFRVHQFDKVEMFSFVHPDDSWAEHERILGIEESLVRELGIPYRVVNVSTGDLGDSAAKKYDLEAWFPGQGAYREITSCSNTTDYQARRLKIRYRSGSGTDFVHTLNGTAVAVGRMLIAILENFQQEDGSVIVPEVLRPALGTDRLAP
- a CDS encoding DUF4446 family protein, producing the protein MDVLGLGIALVALALAVVALVSLGKERRRYASIPRDGNLLESIRGFDEDLANVEAAVARLGPLVKSLAERMPGALRYAAVVTFDAQDERTGHLSRSIALLNERRDGLVITLLHGPRQTLFFTKMISDGQGTEPLSPEEQAAVERALGGQ